One Thiocapsa sp. genomic window carries:
- the pstS gene encoding phosphate ABC transporter substrate-binding protein PstS — protein sequence MPFFPVLRVLTLAFGALVCASFWQPSLASDRIKIHGAGASFPAPLYQRWFRDYFLAHPNIQVDYQPIGSGPGVNSFIEGRLDFAGSDQPLTGELAQRAGDKVLQLPLTAGAVVLTYNLPGIDELRLSREALAGMFLGSIARWNDPLILAANPGVEIPDLPIVVVTRVDASGTSLVMTRHLSAISEAFAKQVGESQSPAWPALLLERGGLIRGHGNGGVAAFVQATVGAIGYVQYAYAHLPGMQMASVENREGEFVSAGSESFRAAIEAFRAKLDPSQLSDPEGAGAYPILSLSWLVMRSGGDDAKSQAMRDVLRYALTDGQADAAKLGYIPLSAKAVSLILQELDSRK from the coding sequence ATGCCGTTTTTTCCTGTCCTGCGTGTCCTGACGCTCGCCTTCGGCGCACTGGTCTGTGCGTCCTTCTGGCAGCCATCCCTGGCGTCGGACCGGATCAAGATTCACGGTGCGGGGGCGAGCTTTCCGGCCCCGCTCTATCAGCGCTGGTTCCGGGACTATTTTCTGGCGCACCCGAACATTCAGGTCGACTATCAGCCGATCGGCTCCGGACCCGGCGTCAACAGCTTCATCGAAGGTCGGCTGGATTTCGCGGGGTCCGATCAACCCTTGACCGGTGAGCTGGCGCAGAGGGCCGGGGACAAGGTCCTGCAACTCCCGTTGACGGCGGGAGCGGTGGTCTTGACCTACAATCTGCCGGGGATTGACGAGCTCCGGCTCTCACGCGAGGCCCTCGCCGGCATGTTTCTCGGCTCGATCGCCCGTTGGAACGATCCGCTGATCCTTGCGGCCAACCCGGGTGTCGAGATTCCGGATCTGCCGATCGTAGTGGTCACGCGGGTGGACGCGAGCGGAACCTCCTTGGTGATGACCCGGCACCTGAGTGCAATCAGCGAGGCATTCGCGAAGCAGGTGGGCGAGAGCCAGTCGCCGGCATGGCCCGCATTGCTGCTGGAGCGAGGCGGTCTGATCCGCGGCCACGGCAACGGCGGTGTGGCGGCCTTCGTTCAGGCGACGGTCGGTGCCATCGGCTATGTTCAGTATGCCTACGCCCACCTGCCGGGCATGCAGATGGCATCGGTGGAGAATCGCGAAGGCGAGTTTGTTTCGGCCGGGAGTGAGTCGTTCCGAGCGGCGATCGAGGCCTTTCGGGCGAAGCTTGATCCCTCGCAGCTCAGCGACCCGGAAGGTGCGGGCGCTTATCCCATCTTGTCTTTGTCTTGGTTGGTGATGCGCTCCGGCGGGGATGATGCCAAATCGCAGGCGATGCGGGACGTCCTGCGATACGCGCTCACCGACGGACAGGCGGATGCCGCCAAGCTGGGTTATATTCCTCTCAGTGCGAAGGCGGTCTCGCTGATTCTTCAGGAGCTCGATTCCAGGAAATAG
- a CDS encoding HAD-IA family hydrolase — protein sequence MTGVPARLIRDARLLLLDFDGVITTEAEDVALKAQTLTVFAAISTHFGERALKMMRLAGRAIYDAGGSLQLGPLLYHTAKLLKPSEEAIEPTLAKLIDACTGNLDYRGISRAGDRIREGLDLLREHDIQVAILTNGVRENVFRVLEVKGLTEMFPPENIFDAISTLDKKDKLHPKPDPQGYRFVLKELDVEPRSCIVVDNSRKNVRAAKREVGCGGAVYIGNSLKRKDRGVIDHLAPSFERLMAEVVDVLRAEG from the coding sequence ATGACGGGAGTGCCTGCCCGACTCATCCGCGATGCGCGGCTCTTGTTGTTGGATTTCGACGGCGTGATCACGACCGAAGCAGAAGACGTGGCGCTCAAGGCGCAGACCCTAACGGTCTTTGCCGCGATCAGCACGCACTTCGGTGAGCGTGCACTCAAGATGATGCGACTCGCGGGGCGGGCCATCTACGATGCGGGCGGAAGTCTGCAGCTCGGACCGCTCTTGTACCATACGGCCAAGCTGCTCAAGCCATCCGAGGAAGCGATCGAGCCGACGCTCGCGAAGCTCATCGATGCCTGCACCGGAAACCTCGACTATCGCGGGATCAGCCGAGCAGGGGACCGAATCCGCGAGGGACTGGATCTGCTCCGGGAGCACGACATCCAGGTCGCCATCTTAACCAACGGGGTCCGGGAGAACGTCTTCCGGGTTCTCGAGGTGAAGGGGCTTACGGAGATGTTTCCGCCCGAGAACATCTTCGATGCGATCTCGACGCTCGATAAAAAGGACAAGCTGCATCCGAAGCCGGATCCGCAAGGCTATCGCTTCGTTCTCAAGGAGCTGGATGTCGAACCTCGGTCCTGTATCGTCGTCGACAATAGCCGTAAGAATGTCCGAGCGGCGAAACGCGAGGTCGGATGCGGCGGTGCCGTTTATATCGGAAACAGCCTAAAACGCAAGGACCGAGGGGTGATCGACCACTTGGCGCCATCGTTCGAGCGGCTGATGGCGGAGGTTGTCGATGTGCTGCGGGCTGAGGGGTGA
- a CDS encoding substrate-binding domain-containing protein, with amino-acid sequence MLRQDNLDRGLVPLPIAILLACWLALTGSAVPSTHAAEKLFDFGDLNVDLSKVQAKPSADQAGAGAPADQGPRPALKDAPTRALPSTPESPAPAVLPRDGQEAIEETIRSQAVTVQPVTVAAPKTSRQEVIYPVSEDRTVIEVKIAAGSEKKDWLEEAARRFMADPALNRIDGKPIRLVIDKIGSTQSAMLLVEGKSMQGGRNEFQVWAPASSIFRGLVEEAFTGGKLFETDDSIARSPMVFVTWEPVQEAIDRTIQKSMSFDTVTEIYARELGGEGIDPNGRSFQFGFTRPQDSNSGAVALVTMAYEFFAKDRAHYRIRLEDLKDPDFHAYLALMKYMSDQTKDSTGKLAEPLMQAGYGGQPLSSVYVYENLGVKLAFIRRVNDPAGAKPVLRYPKYNLISDHPYYTLRHGNSREQVEAARRFKDYLLTRDIQLLALQREGFRPVSTEISNQEMNEVLGDFVTANGLIPDLIKASQILIPAQSGEVILALIRGYQALGDPVGPNL; translated from the coding sequence GTAGCGCGGTCCCGTCGACGCACGCTGCGGAGAAACTCTTCGATTTCGGCGACTTGAATGTCGATCTCTCGAAGGTCCAGGCCAAGCCGAGCGCGGATCAAGCCGGAGCCGGCGCGCCGGCGGATCAAGGCCCGCGCCCGGCCCTGAAGGACGCGCCGACCCGGGCGCTGCCCAGCACGCCCGAGAGCCCGGCCCCCGCAGTCCTGCCACGCGACGGACAGGAGGCGATCGAGGAGACCATTCGCAGCCAAGCCGTGACGGTGCAGCCCGTCACGGTCGCTGCGCCGAAGACCTCCCGCCAGGAGGTGATCTACCCGGTCTCGGAGGATCGCACCGTCATCGAGGTCAAGATCGCCGCCGGATCGGAGAAGAAGGACTGGCTGGAAGAGGCGGCACGACGCTTCATGGCGGATCCCGCCCTCAACCGGATCGACGGCAAACCCATTCGTCTGGTGATCGACAAGATCGGCTCGACCCAATCGGCCATGCTGCTGGTCGAGGGCAAAAGCATGCAGGGTGGCCGCAACGAGTTTCAGGTCTGGGCGCCTGCATCCAGCATCTTCCGCGGCCTGGTCGAGGAAGCCTTTACCGGCGGCAAGCTGTTCGAGACCGACGACTCGATCGCCCGCAGCCCCATGGTCTTCGTCACCTGGGAGCCGGTTCAAGAGGCGATCGACCGGACCATCCAGAAGTCGATGAGCTTCGACACCGTCACCGAGATCTACGCGCGCGAGCTCGGCGGCGAGGGCATCGACCCCAACGGCCGCAGCTTTCAATTCGGATTCACCCGCCCGCAGGACTCCAACAGCGGTGCGGTCGCGCTCGTCACCATGGCCTACGAGTTCTTTGCGAAGGATCGCGCGCACTACAGGATTCGGCTCGAAGATCTGAAGGATCCGGACTTCCATGCCTATCTGGCACTGATGAAGTATATGTCGGACCAAACCAAGGACAGTACCGGCAAGCTCGCCGAGCCGCTCATGCAGGCCGGCTATGGCGGACAGCCCTTGTCCAGCGTCTATGTCTACGAGAACCTCGGCGTGAAGCTCGCTTTTATTCGCCGAGTCAATGATCCAGCCGGGGCCAAGCCGGTGCTGCGGTATCCGAAATACAATCTGATCTCGGATCATCCCTACTATACGCTTCGTCATGGCAACTCGCGCGAGCAGGTCGAGGCCGCACGGCGATTCAAGGATTATCTCCTGACCCGAGACATCCAGCTCCTCGCATTACAGCGCGAAGGCTTTCGACCGGTCAGCACCGAGATCTCGAATCAAGAGATGAACGAGGTCCTGGGCGACTTCGTCACCGCAAACGGCCTGATTCCCGATCTGATCAAAGCATCCCAGATTCTGATCCCCGCACAGAGCGGCGAGGTGATTCTGGCCCTTATTCGCGGATATCAGGCTCTGGGAGATCCGGTCGGCCCGAATCTCTGA